A region of Arabidopsis thaliana chromosome 5, partial sequence DNA encodes the following proteins:
- a CDS encoding Rrp15p protein (unknown protein; FUNCTIONS IN: molecular_function unknown; INVOLVED IN: biological_process unknown; LOCATED IN: nucleolus; EXPRESSED IN: cultured cell; CONTAINS InterPro DOMAIN/s: Protein of unknown function DUF1665 (InterPro:IPR012459); Has 402 Blast hits to 382 proteins in 162 species: Archae - 0; Bacteria - 4; Metazoa - 139; Fungi - 111; Plants - 54; Viruses - 1; Other Eukaryotes - 93 (source: NCBI BLink).) produces the protein MSTGEEGHMAMADRGSRKRRVGVKKGTKAARNKKQKSKPSTSDRFKVTMKNQKLFQKRARDYNSDDDEEEDDESKKQPEVTIREKIFSDANMGPNYEEIGEEDNDENSDGEDHGEIESGITKFATDGCNAFKIAFKAIMKKTKGDDTLGPVLSAHKHLIGEKLAEDEAEKKAKGQARKAKHLIAEKGHVKPGSYLDSHEKILIGVATKGVVKLFNAVNKAQHAQKGLNPSRSKDAKVLKKRRKEAFLSELGKTKTDTKAHKSEDEAPVWAPLRDNYMLANPKLKDWDKKQETSEGDDFAGLSGDESYED, from the exons ATGTCTACCGGAGAAGAAGGTCACATGGCGATGGCAGATAGAGGCTCTAGAAAGAGAAGAGTCGGCGTTAAGAAAGGTACTAAAGCGGCGAggaacaaaaagcaaaaatcaaaaccttctACTTCCGATAGGTTTAAGGTTACAATGAAGAATCAAAAGCTATTTCAGAAGAGAGCACGAGATTACAATTCcgatgacgatgaagaagaagatgatgaatcgAAGAAACAACCAGAAGTAACAATTCGTGAGAAGATCTTCTCTGATGCTAACATGGGACCAAATTACGAagagattggagaagaagataatgatgaGAATTCAGATGGTGAAGATCATGGAGAGATTGAATCTGGAATCACTAAGTTTGCTACTGATGGATGTAATGCTTTCAAAATCGCTTTTAAAGCTATTATGAAGAAGACTAAAGGAGATGATACATTG GGCCCAGTTTTATCAGCACATAAGCATCTTATTGGAGAGAAGCTAGCTGAAGATGAAGCTGAAAAGAAAGCTAAAGGTCAAGCTAGAAAGGCTAAACATTTG ATTGCTGAGAAGGGACATGTTAAACCTGGAAGTTATTTGGATTCTCATGAAAAGATTCTTATTGGTGTTGCTACTAAAGGAG TGGTCAAGCTTTTCAATGCT GTCAACAAGGCTCAACATGCTCAGAAGGGTTTGAATCCTTCAAGGTCTAAAGACGCTAAAG TGCTGAAGAAGCGAAGAAAAGAAGCATTCTTGTCTGAGttagggaaaacaaaaacagacaCCAAG GCTCACAAATCTGAAGACGAAGCTCCTGTTTGGGCTCCTCTACGAGATAATTACATGTTAGCAAACCCAAAACTGAAGGACTGGGACAAGAAACAG GAAACAAGCGAGGGAGATGATTTTGCCGGTTTGTCAGGAGATGAAAGTTATGAAGACTGA
- a CDS encoding Rrp15p protein (unknown protein; FUNCTIONS IN: molecular_function unknown; INVOLVED IN: biological_process unknown; CONTAINS InterPro DOMAIN/s: Protein of unknown function DUF1665 (InterPro:IPR012459); Has 286 Blast hits to 283 proteins in 145 species: Archae - 0; Bacteria - 2; Metazoa - 103; Fungi - 97; Plants - 41; Viruses - 1; Other Eukaryotes - 42 (source: NCBI BLink).): protein MSTGEEGHMAMADRGSRKRRVGVKKGTKAARNKKQKSKPSTSDRFKVTMKNQKLFQKRARDYNSDDDEEEDDESKKQPEVTIREKIFSDANMGPNYEEIGEEDNDENSDGEDHGEIESGITKFATDGCNAFKIAFKAIMKKTKGDDTLGPVLSAHKHLIGEKLAEDEAEKKAKGQARKAKHLIAEKGHVKPGSYLDSHEKILIGVATKGVVKLFNAVNKAQHAQKGLNPSRSKDAKVLKKRRKEAFLSELGKTKTDTKPFDARRNKLVFCLDLAPIESHEKNHLMSESKLVFCLELASIEKGSPSAHKSEDEAPVWAPLRDNYMLANPKLKDWDKKQETSEGDDFAGLSGDESYED from the exons ATGTCTACCGGAGAAGAAGGTCACATGGCGATGGCAGATAGAGGCTCTAGAAAGAGAAGAGTCGGCGTTAAGAAAGGTACTAAAGCGGCGAggaacaaaaagcaaaaatcaaaaccttctACTTCCGATAGGTTTAAGGTTACAATGAAGAATCAAAAGCTATTTCAGAAGAGAGCACGAGATTACAATTCcgatgacgatgaagaagaagatgatgaatcgAAGAAACAACCAGAAGTAACAATTCGTGAGAAGATCTTCTCTGATGCTAACATGGGACCAAATTACGAagagattggagaagaagataatgatgaGAATTCAGATGGTGAAGATCATGGAGAGATTGAATCTGGAATCACTAAGTTTGCTACTGATGGATGTAATGCTTTCAAAATCGCTTTTAAAGCTATTATGAAGAAGACTAAAGGAGATGATACATTG GGCCCAGTTTTATCAGCACATAAGCATCTTATTGGAGAGAAGCTAGCTGAAGATGAAGCTGAAAAGAAAGCTAAAGGTCAAGCTAGAAAGGCTAAACATTTG ATTGCTGAGAAGGGACATGTTAAACCTGGAAGTTATTTGGATTCTCATGAAAAGATTCTTATTGGTGTTGCTACTAAAGGAG TGGTCAAGCTTTTCAATGCT GTCAACAAGGCTCAACATGCTCAGAAGGGTTTGAATCCTTCAAGGTCTAAAGACGCTAAAG TGCTGAAGAAGCGAAGAAAAGAAGCATTCTTGTCTGAGttagggaaaacaaaaacagacaCCAAG CCGTTTGATGCACGTAGAAACAAGTTAGTATTCTGTCTTGATCTAGCTCCTATAGAGAGTCACGAAAAGAATCACCTCATGAGTGA AAGCAAGTTAGTATTCTGTCTTGAGCTGGCTTCTATAGAGAAAGGATCACCTTCA GCTCACAAATCTGAAGACGAAGCTCCTGTTTGGGCTCCTCTACGAGATAATTACATGTTAGCAAACCCAAAACTGAAGGACTGGGACAAGAAACAG GAAACAAGCGAGGGAGATGATTTTGCCGGTTTGTCAGGAGATGAAAGTTATGAAGACTGA
- a CDS encoding Rrp15p protein (unknown protein; FUNCTIONS IN: molecular_function unknown; INVOLVED IN: biological_process unknown; EXPRESSED IN: cultured cell; CONTAINS InterPro DOMAIN/s: Protein of unknown function DUF1665 (InterPro:IPR012459); Has 30201 Blast hits to 17322 proteins in 780 species: Archae - 12; Bacteria - 1396; Metazoa - 17338; Fungi - 3422; Plants - 5037; Viruses - 0; Other Eukaryotes - 2996 (source: NCBI BLink).): MSTGEEGHMAMADRGSRKRRVGVKKGTKAARNKKQKSKPSTSDRFKVTMKNQKLFQKRARDYNSDDDEEEDDESKKQPEVTIREKIFSDANMGPNYEEIGEEDNDENSDGEDHGEIESGITKFATDGCNAFKIAFKAIMKKTKGDDTLGPVLSAHKHLIGEKLAEDEAEKKAKGQARKAKHLIAEKGHVKPGSYLDSHEKILIGVATKGVVKLFNAVNKAQHAQKGLNPSRSKDAKVLKKRRKEAFLSELGKTKTDTKVWHSLHISYSLSFIMIYLESLFLSRLMHVETS; the protein is encoded by the exons ATGTCTACCGGAGAAGAAGGTCACATGGCGATGGCAGATAGAGGCTCTAGAAAGAGAAGAGTCGGCGTTAAGAAAGGTACTAAAGCGGCGAggaacaaaaagcaaaaatcaaaaccttctACTTCCGATAGGTTTAAGGTTACAATGAAGAATCAAAAGCTATTTCAGAAGAGAGCACGAGATTACAATTCcgatgacgatgaagaagaagatgatgaatcgAAGAAACAACCAGAAGTAACAATTCGTGAGAAGATCTTCTCTGATGCTAACATGGGACCAAATTACGAagagattggagaagaagataatgatgaGAATTCAGATGGTGAAGATCATGGAGAGATTGAATCTGGAATCACTAAGTTTGCTACTGATGGATGTAATGCTTTCAAAATCGCTTTTAAAGCTATTATGAAGAAGACTAAAGGAGATGATACATTG GGCCCAGTTTTATCAGCACATAAGCATCTTATTGGAGAGAAGCTAGCTGAAGATGAAGCTGAAAAGAAAGCTAAAGGTCAAGCTAGAAAGGCTAAACATTTG ATTGCTGAGAAGGGACATGTTAAACCTGGAAGTTATTTGGATTCTCATGAAAAGATTCTTATTGGTGTTGCTACTAAAGGAG TGGTCAAGCTTTTCAATGCT GTCAACAAGGCTCAACATGCTCAGAAGGGTTTGAATCCTTCAAGGTCTAAAGACGCTAAAG TGCTGAAGAAGCGAAGAAAAGAAGCATTCTTGTCTGAGttagggaaaacaaaaacagacaCCAAGGTTTGGCATAGTCTCCATATCtcttactctctctctttcattatGATTTATCTTGAGAGTTTATTCCTTAGCCGTTTGATGCACGTAGAAACAAGTTAG
- the BBX8 gene encoding B-box type zinc finger protein with CCT domain-containing protein (B-box type zinc finger protein with CCT domain; FUNCTIONS IN: sequence-specific DNA binding transcription factor activity, zinc ion binding; LOCATED IN: plasma membrane; EXPRESSED IN: 23 plant structures; EXPRESSED DURING: 13 growth stages; CONTAINS InterPro DOMAIN/s: CCT domain (InterPro:IPR010402), Zinc finger, B-box (InterPro:IPR000315); BEST Arabidopsis thaliana protein match is: CONSTANS-like 9 (TAIR:AT3G07650.4); Has 1807 Blast hits to 1807 proteins in 277 species: Archae - 0; Bacteria - 0; Metazoa - 736; Fungi - 347; Plants - 385; Viruses - 0; Other Eukaryotes - 339 (source: NCBI BLink).): protein MGYMCDFCGEQRSMVYCRSDAACLCLSCDRNVHSANALSKRHSRTLVCERCNAQPASVRCSDERVSLCQNCDWSGHDGKNSTTTSHHKRQTINCYSGCPSSAELSSIWSFCMDLNISSAEESACEQGMGLMTIDEDGTGEKSGVQKINVEQPETSSAAQGMDHSSVPENSSMAKELGVCEDDFNGNLISDEVDLALENYEELFGSAFNSSRYLFEHGGIGSLFEKDEAHEGSMQQPALSNNASADSFMTCRTEPIICYSSKPAHSNISFSGITGESNAGDFQDCGASSMKQLSREPQPWCHPTAQDIIASSHATTRNNAVMRYKEKKKARKFDKRVRYVSRKERADVRRRVKGRFVKSGEAYDYDPMSPTRSY, encoded by the exons ATGGGTTATATGTGTGATTTCTGTGGtgaacaaagatcaatggtgtaTTGTCGATCTGATGCAGCGTGTTTGTGTCTTTCGTGTGACCGTAATGTTCATTCTGCTAATGCTCTATCGAAACGTCATTCGCGGACTTTGGTATGTGAGAGGTGTAATGCACAGCCAGCTTCTGTCCGGTGTAGTGATGAGAGGGTTTCTCTATGTCAAAACTGTGATTGGTCAGGCCATGACGGCAAGAATTCTACTACTACTTCACATCATAAAAGGCAAACCATCAATTGTTATTCTGGTTGTCCCTCGAGTGCCGAATTATCCTCGATATGGTCTTTCTGTATGGATTTGAATATCTCTTCTGCTGAAGAATCCGCTTGTGAGCAAGGAATGGGTTTGATGACTATAGATGAAGATGGCACAGGAGAAAAATCTGGTGTCCAAAAAATTAATGTAGAACAGCCTGAAACCAGTTCGGCTGCACAAGGTATGGATCACTCTAGTGTTCCAGAAAATTCATCAATGGCTAAG GAGCTTGGAGTATGTGAGGATGACTTCAATGGAAATCTCATTTCAGATGAAGTAGACTTGGCTCTTGAGAACTATGAAGAACTCTTTGGTTCAGCCTTCAACTCATCAAGATATCTCTTCGAGCACGGTGGAATTGGAAGTCTTTTCGAGAAAGATGAAGCTCATGAG GGCTCAATGCAGCAGCCAGCATTAAGCAATAATGCATCTGCAGATTCGTTCATGACTTGTAGAACCGAGCCAATAATTTGCTATTCATCAAAGCCAGCACATTCGAATATCTCCTTCTCTGGCATCACTGGAGAAAGTAATGCTGGAGATTTCCAAGATTGTGGGGCGTCATCGATGAAGCAGCTTTCAAGGGAGCCACAACCATGGTGCCATCCAACAGCACAGGACATTATTGCTTCCTCACATGCAACAACACGTAATAACGCTGTTATGCGTtacaaggaaaagaagaaggctCGCAA gtTTGACAAGCGAGTAAGGTATGTCTCTAGGAAAGAAAGGGCTGATGTGAGACGGCGTGTGAAAGGACGGTTTGTCAAGTCCGGTGAAGCTTATGATTACGACCCGATGAGCCCAACAAGAAGCTACTGA
- a CDS encoding DUF868 family protein (DUF868) (Plant protein of unknown function (DUF868); CONTAINS InterPro DOMAIN/s: Protein of unknown function DUF868, plant (InterPro:IPR008586); BEST Arabidopsis thaliana protein match is: Plant protein of unknown function (DUF868) (TAIR:AT4G12690.2); Has 1807 Blast hits to 1807 proteins in 277 species: Archae - 0; Bacteria - 0; Metazoa - 736; Fungi - 347; Plants - 385; Viruses - 0; Other Eukaryotes - 339 (source: NCBI BLink).) translates to MLSFRMPSIGSQPTAFAAKITDNPKTVAQLKSAASPSPHSTVTCGYQAHVAGFFRNVTVLWSKNLMNHSLTVMVSSLDNDMNYCCKIDLVKPWQFWSKRGSKSFDVEGNFVEVFWDLRSAKLAGNGSPEPVSDYYVAVVSDEEVVLLLGDLKQKAYKRTKSRPALVEGFIYFKKESIFGKKTFSTRARFDEQRKEHEVVVESSNGAAEPEMWISVDGIVVVNVKNLQWKFRGNQMVMVDRTPVMVYYDVHDWLFASSETAASSGLFLFKPVPVGAMVDESFSDAEEGDSGGGSSPLSRYNSASSGFGPLHDFCLFLYAWKLE, encoded by the coding sequence ATGTTGTCATTTCGAATGCCGTCTATCGGAAGCCAACCTACGGCATTTGCTGCAAAAATAACGGACAATCCAAAGACCGTGGCACAACTCAAGTCGGCTGCATCGCCTTCACCTCATAGTACCGTGACGTGCGGTTACCAAGCTCATGTGGCAGGGTTCTTTCGAAACGTCACCGTTTTATGGTCCAAGAATCTCATGAATCATTCCCTCACCGTAATGGTGTCGAGTTTAGACAATGACATGAATTATTGTTGTAAGATTGATCTCGTGAAGCCATGGCAGTTTTGGAGCAAAAGAGGGTCAAAGTCATTCGACGTAGAGGGAAACTTTGTGGAGGTCTTTTGGGATCTTCGATCAGCAAAATTGGCTGGAAACGGTAGCCCCGAACCCGTGTCAGACTATTACGTGGCAGTAGTTTCTGATGAAGAGGTTGTTTTATTGTTGGGAGATTTAAAGCAAAAGGCTTATAAGCGGACCAAGTCAAGACCGGCATTGGTGGAAGGGTtcatatactttaaaaaagaaagcataTTTGGGAAGAAAACGTTTTCGACTCGGGCAAGGTTTGACGAACAAAGAAAGGAACATgaagtggtggtggagagctcTAATGGAGCAGCGGAGCCAGAGATGTGGATAAGCGTTGATGGGATCGTGGTTGTGAACGTGAAGAATCTACAATGGAAATTTAGGGGAAACCAAATGGTGATGGTGGATAGAACACCGGTAATGGTCTACTATGATGTTCATGATTGGTTGTTTGCAAGTTCGGAGACTGCAGCGAGTTCAgggttgtttttgtttaagccTGTTCCGGTTGGAGCGATGGTAGATGAGAGCTTTAGCGATGCGGAGGAAGGAGATAGCGGAGGAGGGAGTAGTCCTTTGAGTCGTTATAATTCAGCATCAAGTGGTTTTGGACCATTGCatgacttttgtttgtttctttatgcTTGGAAACTTGAATGA
- a CDS encoding uncharacterized protein (unknown protein; FUNCTIONS IN: molecular_function unknown; INVOLVED IN: biological_process unknown; LOCATED IN: endomembrane system; Has 1807 Blast hits to 1807 proteins in 277 species: Archae - 0; Bacteria - 0; Metazoa - 736; Fungi - 347; Plants - 385; Viruses - 0; Other Eukaryotes - 339 (source: NCBI BLink).), which produces MIQIKIMLIFIINYSKDISKKVTNENALIDTAMEDDNIYPSVIEIKNHPKIRVKIVDFEHEMYALKYGNTDHKIMKVMLEQIIVMYEIYNFNCNSRFFVYGLDPTGFTPNTGSTTTSLMFFFCFLFISTNHEIFFLFLNVPFCCL; this is translated from the exons AtgattcaaattaaaataatgttaatttttataataaactaTAGTAAAGATATCTCTAAAAAGGTCACCAATGAAAATGCTCTAATAGACACTGCTATGGAGGATGATAAT ATATATCCCTCTGTAATTGAAATAAAGAACCATCCAAAAATTAGAGTTAAAATCGTAGATTTCGAACATGAAATGTATGCTCTCAAATACGGCAACACAGACCACAAAATCATGAAAGTGATGCTCGAGCAAATTATTGTCATGTACGAAATCTACAATTTCAACTGTAATTCACGGTTCTTTGTTTATGGGTTAGATCCAACAGGTTTTACACCAAATACGGGTTCCACCACTACGAgcctaatgttttttttttgttttctttttatatctACGAACCAcgaaatcttttttcttttcttgaacGTGCCATTTTGTTGTCTGTAA
- a CDS encoding Heavy metal transport/detoxification superfamily protein (Heavy metal transport/detoxification superfamily protein; FUNCTIONS IN: metal ion binding; INVOLVED IN: metal ion transport; LOCATED IN: cellular_component unknown; EXPRESSED IN: 6 plant structures; EXPRESSED DURING: 4 anthesis, petal differentiation and expansion stage; CONTAINS InterPro DOMAIN/s: Heavy metal transport/detoxification protein (InterPro:IPR006121); BEST Arabidopsis thaliana protein match is: Heavy metal transport/detoxification superfamily protein (TAIR:AT3G07600.1); Has 30201 Blast hits to 17322 proteins in 780 species: Archae - 12; Bacteria - 1396; Metazoa - 17338; Fungi - 3422; Plants - 5037; Viruses - 0; Other Eukaryotes - 2996 (source: NCBI BLink).), translating into MKQKILIRVTMTDDKTRAKAMTKAVQFKGVSAVEIKGDHRNQIEVTGVEVDMIPLIQILRKKVAFAELVSVTKVEPPKKEDEKKGGDGKGAEGKGGDQKGGDKKGPDDKEPPEPKPVPCYPWPLQGYGVPSSFPHQGYGVPSTFPQGDGVPSSFPYPCHPAHPYNDIGEPVYNHEPNCKIM; encoded by the exons ATGAAG CAAAAGATCTTGATAAGAGTGACTATGACCGATGACAAAACCCGAGCAAAAGCAATGACAAAAGCAGTTCAGTTTAAAG GCGTGTCAGCCGTGGAAATAAAAGGCGATCACAGGAACCAGATAGAGGTAACCGGCGTTGAAGTTGATATGATCCCTCTTATCCAAATACTCAGAAAGAAGGTAGCGTTCGCAGAGCTTGTGAGCGTGACCAAAGTTGAACcaccaaagaaagaagacgagAAGAAAGGAGGGGACGGAAAGGGTGCAGAGGGAAAAGGCGGTGACCAAAAAGGTGGCGATAAGAAAGGGCCAGATGACAAGGAACCTCCGGAGCCAAAACCTGTGCCGTGTTATCCATGGCCTCTGCAGGGATACGGTGTACCTTCCTCCTTTCCTCATCAAGGATACGGTGTGCCTTCCACCTTTCCCCAGGGAGACGGTGTACCTTCCTCGTTTCCATACCCGTGCCATCCGGCACATCCCTACAATGATATAGGGGAACCCGTTTACAATCACGAACCCAATTGCAAAATCATGTGA
- a CDS encoding Heavy metal transport/detoxification superfamily protein — translation MKQKILIRVTMTDDKTRAKAMTKAVQFKGKKTFPQKRLPNSVGSNGFIGVSAVEIKGDHRNQIEVTGVEVDMIPLIQILRKKVAFAELVSVTKVEPPKKEDEKKGGDGKGAEGKGGDQKGGDKKGPDDKEPPEPKPVPCYPWPLQGYGVPSSFPHQGYGVPSTFPQGDGVPSSFPYPCHPAHPYNDIGEPVYNHEPNCKIM, via the exons ATGAAG CAAAAGATCTTGATAAGAGTGACTATGACCGATGACAAAACCCGAGCAAAAGCAATGACAAAAGCAGTTCAGTTTAAAGGTAAGAAGACCTTTCCACAAAAAAGATTACCAAACTCTGTTGGATCTAATGGTTTTATAGGCGTGTCAGCCGTGGAAATAAAAGGCGATCACAGGAACCAGATAGAGGTAACCGGCGTTGAAGTTGATATGATCCCTCTTATCCAAATACTCAGAAAGAAGGTAGCGTTCGCAGAGCTTGTGAGCGTGACCAAAGTTGAACcaccaaagaaagaagacgagAAGAAAGGAGGGGACGGAAAGGGTGCAGAGGGAAAAGGCGGTGACCAAAAAGGTGGCGATAAGAAAGGGCCAGATGACAAGGAACCTCCGGAGCCAAAACCTGTGCCGTGTTATCCATGGCCTCTGCAGGGATACGGTGTACCTTCCTCCTTTCCTCATCAAGGATACGGTGTGCCTTCCACCTTTCCCCAGGGAGACGGTGTACCTTCCTCGTTTCCATACCCGTGCCATCCGGCACATCCCTACAATGATATAGGGGAACCCGTTTACAATCACGAACCCAATTGCAAAATCATGTGA
- a CDS encoding Heavy metal transport/detoxification superfamily protein (Heavy metal transport/detoxification superfamily protein; FUNCTIONS IN: metal ion binding; INVOLVED IN: metal ion transport; LOCATED IN: cellular_component unknown; EXPRESSED IN: 6 plant structures; EXPRESSED DURING: 4 anthesis, petal differentiation and expansion stage; CONTAINS InterPro DOMAIN/s: Heavy metal transport/detoxification protein (InterPro:IPR006121); BEST Arabidopsis thaliana protein match is: Heavy metal transport/detoxification superfamily protein (TAIR:AT3G07600.1); Has 293 Blast hits to 290 proteins in 27 species: Archae - 0; Bacteria - 4; Metazoa - 1; Fungi - 3; Plants - 244; Viruses - 0; Other Eukaryotes - 41 (source: NCBI BLink).) yields MTDDKTRAKAMTKAVQFKGVSAVEIKGDHRNQIEVTGVEVDMIPLIQILRKKVAFAELVSVTKVEPPKKEDEKKGGDGKGAEGKGGDQKGGDKKGPDDKEPPEPKPVPCYPWPLQGYGVPSSFPHQGYGVPSTFPQGDGVPSSFPYPCHPAHPYNDIGEPVYNHEPNCKIM; encoded by the exons ATGACCGATGACAAAACCCGAGCAAAAGCAATGACAAAAGCAGTTCAGTTTAAAG GCGTGTCAGCCGTGGAAATAAAAGGCGATCACAGGAACCAGATAGAGGTAACCGGCGTTGAAGTTGATATGATCCCTCTTATCCAAATACTCAGAAAGAAGGTAGCGTTCGCAGAGCTTGTGAGCGTGACCAAAGTTGAACcaccaaagaaagaagacgagAAGAAAGGAGGGGACGGAAAGGGTGCAGAGGGAAAAGGCGGTGACCAAAAAGGTGGCGATAAGAAAGGGCCAGATGACAAGGAACCTCCGGAGCCAAAACCTGTGCCGTGTTATCCATGGCCTCTGCAGGGATACGGTGTACCTTCCTCCTTTCCTCATCAAGGATACGGTGTGCCTTCCACCTTTCCCCAGGGAGACGGTGTACCTTCCTCGTTTCCATACCCGTGCCATCCGGCACATCCCTACAATGATATAGGGGAACCCGTTTACAATCACGAACCCAATTGCAAAATCATGTGA